One Hordeum vulgare subsp. vulgare chromosome 4H, MorexV3_pseudomolecules_assembly, whole genome shotgun sequence DNA window includes the following coding sequences:
- the LOC123450820 gene encoding uncharacterized protein LOC123450820 — MSQHLTMSIPSYLPINAGGDWRASCKAACARLSFTLLRRVTNMPTPKGTRRSLLLRTLERCKSGPGRSGGAASAVAGCFSVYVGKERERFMVRTDCANHPLFRRLLDDAEREYGYASQGPLALPCDVGTFLDVLWQMDHGVDEDDDGGSAGRDELPTAARSPVCGLLLGSRSKCRAAGYGKMLGRARSTSAAGQQLLPGFTLGC; from the coding sequence ATGTCGCAGCATCTAACCATGTCAATACCCTCGTACCTACCTATAAATGCTGGTGGCGACTGGCGAGCCTCTTGCAAAGCGGCGTGCGCTCGATTGTCATTCACTCTGCTGCGCAGGGTGACCAACATGCCAACACCCAAGGGGACGAGGAGGAGCCTCCTGCTGAGGACCCTGGAGCGGTGCAAGTCcgggcccgggcggagcggcggcGCAGCGTCGGCGGTGGCCGGGTGCTTCTCGGTGTACGTCGGGAAGGAGCGGGAGCGGTTCATGGTGCGCACCGACTGCGCTAACCACCCGCTGTTCCGGCGGCTCCTCGACGACGCCGAGCGCGAGTACGGGTACGCGTCGCAGGGCCCGCTCGCGCTGCCTTGCGACGTCGGCACGTTCCTCGACGTCCTGTGGCAGATGGACCACGGggtcgacgaagacgacgacggcggcagTGCCGGCCGGGACGAGCTCCCCACGGCGGCGCGGTCGCCGGTATGCGGCCTGCTGCTGGGTAGCCGCAGCAAGTGCCGGGCGGCTGGGTACGGGAAGATGCTCGGCCGCGCGAGGTCGACGTCCGCCGCTGggcagcagcttctcccaggGTTCACACTTGGCTGTTAG